From one Nonomuraea polychroma genomic stretch:
- the galE gene encoding UDP-glucose 4-epimerase GalE → MRVLISGGAGYIGSTVASACLDAGISPVILDSLVTGRREFAEGRVFYEGDISDGLLLDKIFAENPDIEAVIHCAALIVVPDSVADPVGYYRANVAKSLEFVEHLLRNGCTRMIFSSSASIYRTGEDHTVDEDSPLDPMSPYARTKAVCEAMFADIAATLPIKILSLRYFNPIGADPEMRTGLQLRRPSHALGKMIEAYEDGVPFQITGACYPTSDGTGIRDYVHVWDLAAAHVAALRRFDELKANVINLGTGSGTTVRELVEAFNRVVDRPIEVVEAPARPGDVAGAYTRSDRARRLLDWQARYSVEDGIRHSLEWARLRESRLG, encoded by the coding sequence ATGCGTGTTTTGATCAGCGGTGGGGCGGGTTATATCGGCAGCACGGTCGCCTCGGCGTGTCTGGATGCGGGGATCTCGCCCGTGATTCTCGACAGCCTCGTGACCGGGCGGCGGGAGTTCGCAGAGGGTCGGGTGTTCTATGAGGGGGATATCAGCGACGGCCTGCTGCTCGACAAGATATTTGCCGAAAATCCGGATATCGAGGCCGTCATCCACTGTGCGGCGCTCATCGTCGTGCCCGACTCGGTGGCCGATCCCGTCGGCTACTACCGCGCGAACGTGGCCAAGAGCCTGGAGTTCGTCGAGCACCTCCTCCGCAACGGCTGCACCCGGATGATCTTCAGCTCCTCCGCCTCGATCTACCGCACGGGCGAGGACCACACGGTGGACGAGGACTCCCCGCTCGACCCGATGAGCCCCTATGCCCGCACCAAGGCGGTGTGCGAGGCCATGTTCGCCGACATCGCCGCCACCCTCCCCATCAAGATCCTCTCCTTGCGCTATTTCAACCCCATCGGCGCGGACCCGGAGATGCGCACCGGCCTGCAACTGCGGCGCCCCAGCCACGCTCTCGGCAAGATGATCGAGGCGTACGAGGACGGGGTGCCCTTCCAGATCACCGGCGCCTGCTACCCGACCAGCGACGGCACCGGCATCCGCGACTACGTCCATGTCTGGGACCTGGCCGCCGCACACGTCGCCGCCCTGCGCCGGTTCGACGAACTGAAAGCAAACGTGATCAACCTGGGCACCGGCTCGGGCACCACCGTCCGCGAACTGGTCGAGGCGTTCAACCGCGTTGTCGACCGCCCGATCGAGGTCGTCGAGGCCCCCGCGCGCCCCGGCGACGTGGCCGGCGCCTACACGCGCAGCGACCGCGCCCGCCGCCTCCTCGACTGGCAGGCCCGCTACTCCGTCGAGGACGGCATCCGGCACTCGCTCGAATGGGCGCGCCTGCGCGAGTCCCGGCTCGGATAA
- a CDS encoding neutral zinc metallopeptidase: MGSVKPVALRPLLIVLLVLVLASCGIVRPPSMNPRGEDTFEDDIRTARTLTEEFWKQQFSRIGETYRPIADFIPYSGSSGPSCGGQPSVPNNAFYCPVGHFIAFDQDWMEALWTEMGDGSVYVIIPHEFGHSIQAQLRSTFELNVEMELQADCYAGGTLSALVNSGVLNTEQGDEEELLMSLAAAGDPTDDWLNPAAHGTAEQRQVAFAKGYRNGVAAC, from the coding sequence ATGGGAAGTGTGAAGCCCGTGGCCCTCCGTCCGCTGCTGATCGTGCTCCTCGTCCTGGTGCTGGCCTCCTGTGGCATCGTGCGCCCGCCGTCCATGAATCCGCGGGGTGAGGACACCTTCGAGGACGACATCCGTACGGCGCGGACGTTGACGGAGGAGTTCTGGAAACAGCAGTTCTCCCGGATAGGGGAGACATATCGGCCCATTGCCGATTTCATCCCGTACTCCGGCAGCTCCGGGCCGAGTTGCGGCGGCCAGCCCTCCGTGCCGAACAACGCCTTCTACTGCCCCGTCGGCCACTTCATCGCCTTCGACCAAGATTGGATGGAGGCCCTCTGGACCGAGATGGGCGACGGATCGGTCTACGTGATCATTCCTCATGAGTTCGGCCACTCCATCCAGGCTCAGCTGCGATCCACCTTCGAGCTGAACGTGGAGATGGAGCTGCAGGCCGACTGCTACGCGGGCGGCACTCTGTCGGCCCTGGTCAACTCCGGCGTCCTGAACACGGAGCAGGGCGACGAGGAAGAGCTGCTGATGAGCCTGGCGGCCGCCGGCGACCCCACGGACGACTGGCTGAACCCGGCCGCCCACGGCACGGCCGAGCAGCGGCAGGTGGCGTTCGCGAAGGGTTACCGCAACGGAGTGGCTGCCTGCTGA
- a CDS encoding glutamate--cysteine ligase encodes MGRDVPVVVFSREDRRNYREKVRRCLDVFAQMLRESRFELERPLAGLEIELNIVDADGEAAMRNAEVLAAIEQPDWATELGQFNVEINIQPQELSGHGALRLENDVRARLNHAEERARSEGGHLVLIGILPTLREQDVHEGSLSSNPRYRLLNEQIFAARGEDLHLCIEGVERLDTHADSVAPEAACTSVQLHLQVSPEAFAAHWNAAQAIAGAQVAVAANSPYLFGKELHRETRIALFEQATDTRPAELKAQGVRPRVWFGERWITSVFDLFEENVSYYPALLPLCEDEDPRTELEEGRIPNLHELTLHNGTIYRWNRPVYAVVNGMPHLRVENRVLPAGPTVADVAANAAFYYGLMRVLPDAERPIWSRMSFQAAEDNLSAAARHGLDARLYWPGMGEVPASELILRRLLPMAQEGLAKWGVDGPVADRLLAIIEGRCLTGRTGATWQVERVHAQGGDRHEALRAMTLEYIERMHTNEPAHLWEV; translated from the coding sequence ATGGGCAGGGACGTGCCGGTCGTGGTCTTCAGCCGCGAAGACCGGCGGAACTATCGCGAAAAGGTGCGACGATGCCTCGACGTCTTCGCCCAGATGCTGCGTGAATCCCGTTTCGAGCTCGAACGCCCGCTCGCCGGCCTGGAGATCGAGCTCAACATCGTGGACGCGGACGGCGAGGCGGCCATGCGCAACGCCGAGGTGCTCGCCGCCATCGAGCAGCCGGACTGGGCCACGGAGCTGGGCCAGTTCAACGTCGAAATCAACATCCAACCCCAGGAGCTGTCCGGGCACGGCGCCCTCCGCCTGGAGAACGACGTACGGGCCCGGCTCAACCACGCCGAGGAGCGCGCCCGCTCCGAGGGCGGGCACCTGGTCCTGATCGGCATCCTGCCCACGCTGCGCGAGCAGGACGTCCACGAGGGCTCGCTCTCCTCGAACCCCCGCTACCGCCTGCTCAACGAGCAGATCTTCGCCGCCCGAGGCGAGGATCTGCACCTGTGCATCGAGGGCGTGGAACGTCTCGACACGCACGCCGACAGCGTCGCGCCCGAGGCCGCGTGCACGAGCGTGCAGCTCCACCTGCAGGTCAGCCCCGAGGCGTTCGCCGCGCACTGGAACGCAGCCCAGGCCATCGCCGGGGCGCAGGTCGCGGTGGCGGCCAACTCGCCTTACCTGTTCGGCAAGGAATTGCACCGGGAGACCAGGATCGCGCTGTTCGAGCAGGCCACGGACACACGGCCGGCCGAGCTGAAGGCGCAGGGCGTGCGGCCGCGCGTGTGGTTCGGCGAGCGGTGGATCACGAGCGTCTTCGACCTGTTCGAAGAGAACGTCAGCTACTACCCGGCCTTGCTGCCGCTCTGCGAGGACGAGGATCCCCGTACTGAGCTCGAAGAGGGACGCATCCCCAACCTCCACGAGCTGACCCTGCACAACGGCACCATCTACCGATGGAACCGGCCGGTGTACGCGGTGGTCAACGGCATGCCGCACTTGCGTGTCGAGAACCGCGTGTTGCCCGCCGGGCCCACCGTGGCCGACGTCGCGGCCAACGCGGCCTTCTACTACGGGCTGATGCGCGTGTTGCCGGACGCCGAGCGGCCGATCTGGAGCCGGATGTCGTTCCAGGCAGCGGAGGACAATCTCAGCGCGGCGGCGCGGCACGGGCTGGATGCGCGGCTCTACTGGCCGGGGATGGGCGAGGTGCCCGCCTCCGAGCTGATCCTGCGCCGCCTGCTGCCGATGGCGCAGGAGGGACTGGCCAAGTGGGGTGTCGACGGGCCCGTCGCCGACCGGCTGCTGGCGATCATCGAGGGGCGCTGCCTGACGGGGCGTACGGGGGCGACCTGGCAGGTGGAGCGGGTTCATGCGCAAGGAGGTGACCGGCATGAGGCGCTGCGGGCCATGACCCTCGAGTACATCGAGCGTATGCACACGAATGAGCCCGCGCACCTATGGGAAGTGTGA
- a CDS encoding WhiB family transcriptional regulator: protein MPMEEIGWLRRGACRSSDPDLFFPLAPSPLQEARAKAVCAGCQVLEECRSYALRAGESEGIWGGLTPEERRRSRFPAGWRNSAAAS from the coding sequence ATGCCAATGGAGGAGATCGGCTGGCTGCGCCGGGGGGCGTGCAGATCCAGCGACCCTGACCTCTTCTTCCCACTCGCCCCCTCGCCTCTGCAGGAAGCGCGCGCCAAGGCGGTCTGCGCGGGTTGCCAGGTGCTGGAGGAGTGCCGCTCCTACGCATTACGAGCGGGTGAGTCGGAGGGCATCTGGGGCGGCCTCACCCCGGAAGAACGCCGCCGCAGTCGTTTCCCAGCCGGCTGGCGCAACTCAGCCGCCGCCTCCTGA